One Microtus pennsylvanicus isolate mMicPen1 chromosome 3, mMicPen1.hap1, whole genome shotgun sequence DNA window includes the following coding sequences:
- the LOC142846779 gene encoding olfactory receptor 8G18-like, translating into MKNIAAGNHCTVTEFFLAGLSEKPELQMPLFLLFTGIYVVTVAGNLGMITLIVFSSHLHNPMYYFLSSLSFIDFCQSTVVTPKMLVSFLTETNLISYCGCMAQLYFFIIFGIAESYTLAAMAYDRYVAICKPLLYNVTMSYQIYSSLISGVYIFSVFNASVHTGFMLRIQFCKLDVINHYFCDLLLLLKLACSNTFNNESLILIFSIVNIFVPTLTITASYISIIASILRIKSTEGRSKAFSTCSSHISAVAVFFGSVAFMYLQPSSVNSMDQGKVSSVFYTTVVPMLNPLIYSLRNKDVSVALKKILQRKKFMFQK; encoded by the coding sequence ATGAAGAACATAGCAGCAGGAAACCATTGCACAGTAACTGAGTTCTTCTTGGCTGGGCTCTCAGAGAAACCAGAACTCCAGatgcccctcttcctcctcttcactgGAATCTATGTGGTCACTGTAGCAGGAAATCTGGGTATGATCACACTGATTGTGTTCAGTTCCCACCTGCACAACCCCATGTACTATTTCCTCAGCAGTCTGTCCTTCATTGACTTCTGTCAGTCCACAGTTGTCACCCCTAAAATGCTGGTGAGCTTTTTGACAGAGACAAACCTCATCTCCTACTGTGGATGCATGGCTCAGCTCTATTTCTTTATCATATTTGGCATAGCGGAGAGTTACACATTAGCTGCAATGgcatatgaccgctatgtggccatctgtaaaCCCCTACTATACAATGTAACCATGTCCTATCAGATTTATAGTTCCTTGATTTCAGGAGTGTATATTTTTAGTGTGTTCAATGCATCAGTTCACACGGGCTTCATGTTAAGGATTCAGTTCTGCAAGTTAGATGTCATCAACCACTATTTCTGTGATCTTCTTCTCCTCTTGAAGCTTGCATGCTCTAATACCTTTAATAATGAATCTTTGATTCTAATATTTAGTATAGTGAACATCTTTGTCCCAACTCTCACCATTACTGCTTCCTACATCTCCATTATTGCCAGCATCCTCAGGATTAAATCCACAGAAGGCAGGTCCAAAGCCTTCAGCACCTGTAGCTCCCACATCTCTGCTGTTGCTGTCTTCTTTGGTTCTGTTGCATTCATGTACTTACAGCCATCATCAGTGAATTCCATGGACCAAGGGAAAGTGTCATCTGTGTTTTATACTACTGTTGTTCCCATGCTGAACCCATTGATCTACAGCCTGAGAAATAAGGATGTCAGTGTTGCCTTGAAGAAaatacttcaaagaaaaaaattcatgtttCAGAAGTAA
- the LOC142847125 gene encoding olfactory receptor 8G18-like, which translates to MTNMAAGNHCTVTEFYLAGLSEKPGLQMPLFLLFTGIYVVTLAGNLGMITLIVLSSHLHNPMYYFLSSLSFIDFCQSTVVTPKMLMSFLAEKNLISYCGCMIQLYFFIIFGIAECHTLGVMAYDRYVAICNPLLYNVTMSYQISSALIAGVYIFSVFSASVLTGFALKTRFHESGVINHYFCDLPPLLKLACSNTYISELLILVFGTVNIFVPILTIITSYISIITSIMRIRSTEGRSKAFSTCSSHISAVAVFYVSAAFVYLQPSSVSSMDQGKVSSVFYTTVVPMLNPLIYSLRNKDVSVALKKILQRKNFMFQK; encoded by the coding sequence ATGACAAATATGGCAGCAGGGAACCACTGCACAGTGACTGAGTTCTACTTGGCTGGACTCTCAGAGAAACCAGGACTCCAGatgcccctcttcctcctcttcactgGAATCTATGTGGTCACTTTAGCAGGGAATCTAGGCATGATCACACTGATTGTGCTCAGTTCCCACCTGCACAACCCCATGTACTATTTCCTCAGCAGTCTGTCCTTCATTGACTTCTGTCAATCCACTGTGGTTACTCCTAAAATGCTGATGAGCTTTTTGGCAGAGAAGAACCTCATCTCCTACTGTGGGTGCATGATTCAGCtctatttctttatcatttttggcATTGCAGAGTGTCACACACTAGGTGTAATGgcatatgaccgctatgtggccatctgtaacCCCTTGCTTTACAATGTAACCATGTCCTATCAAATTAGCAGTGCCCTGATTGCAGGAGTGTATATTTTTAGTGTATTCAGTGCTTCAGTTCTCACAGGCTTTGCATTAAAGACTCGGTTCCATGAATCAGGTGTGATCAACCACTATTTCTGTGATCTTCCTCCCCTCTTGAAGCTTGCATGCTCTAATACCTATATCAGTGAATTGTTGATTCTAGTTTTTGGTACAGTGAACATCTTTGTCCCAATTCTCACAATTATTACATCCTATATCTCCATCATTACCAGCATCATGCGTATCCGTTCCACTGAGGGCAGGTCCAAAGCCTTCAGCACCTGTAGCTCCCACATCTCTGCTGTTGCTGTCTTCtatgtttctgctgcatttgtgtACTTACAGCCATCATCAGTCAGCTCCATGGACCAAGGGAAAGTGTCATCTGTGTTTTATACAACTGTTGTTCCCATGCTGAACCCATTGATTTACAGTCTGAGGAATAAGGATGTCAGTGTTGCCTTGAAGAAAATACTTCAAAGAAAAAATTTCATGTTTCAGAAGTAA